From Bradysia coprophila strain Holo2 unplaced genomic scaffold, BU_Bcop_v1 contig_324, whole genome shotgun sequence, the proteins below share one genomic window:
- the LOC119079314 gene encoding glutathione S-transferase omega-like 2, whose amino-acid sequence MGVADDVINSGEFVRKDAQFRNTISKNGKFPPEADRYHLYISLACPWAHRTLIVRKLKGLEDVIGLSVVHYLMLDNGWEFKDESEDPACIPDTVNQFRYVKELYFQSDPEYSGRFTVPILYDTKTKQIVNNESSEIIRIFNAEFNEFAKHPGLDLYPERLRKEIDELNDFIYFGFNNGVYKAGFALTQDAHETNSKLVYETLIKLEEILAKGPFVLGETFTETDIRLFTSAIRQDPVYFGHFKCNLVAVKDLPNLSKWLKMIYEKDGIGDTVDMGHIKKHYYMSHRHINPTAIVPMYNGPF is encoded by the coding sequence ATGGGTGTAGCTGATGATGTTATAAACAGTGGAGAATTTGTCAGAAAAGATGCCCAATTCCGGAATACTATCTctaaaaatggtaaatttcCACCTGAAGCTGACCGCTATCACTTGTACATAAGCTTAGCCTGTCCATGGGCTCATCGAACATTAATCGTACGGAAGTTAAAAGGTTTGGAAGATGTGATTGGCCTGTCAGTAGTTCACTACTTAATGCTTGATAATGGCTGGGAATTCAAGGATGAATCCGAGGATCCAGCTTGCATTCCTGATACTGTAAACCAATTCAGGTATGTCAaggaattatattttcaaagtgaTCCCGAGTATTCGGGACGATTCACGGTGCCTATTTTGTACGATACAAAAACTAAACAAATTGTGAACAATGAAAGTTCCGAGATCATTCGAATTTTCAATGCTGAATTCAATGAGTTTGCGAAACATCCAGGGCTAGATCTGTACCCTGAGAGATTAAGAAAAGAAATCGATGAGTTGAacgatttcatttattttggcTTCAACAACGGAGTCTACAAAGCTGGATTTGCTCTGACGCAAGACGCTCACGAAACGAACTCTAAACTTGTGTATGAAACTTTGATCaaattggaagaaattttGGCCAAAGGTCCTTTTGTTTTGGGTGAAACATTCACTGAAACGGACATACGTCTTTTCACTTCGGCCATTCGTCAAGATCCGGTTTATTTTGGGCATTTTAAATGTAATCTGGTAGCAGTTAAAGATTTGCCGAATCTATCGAAGTGGCTGAAAATGATTTATGAAAAGGATGGGATCGGCGATACTGTGGATATGGGTCACATCAAAAAGCATTACTACATGTCCCATCGTCATATTAATCCTACTGCGATTGTTCCAATGTATAACGGTCCTTTTTAA
- the LOC119079310 gene encoding phosphatidate cytidylyltransferase, photoreceptor-specific, with amino-acid sequence MADIRRRKGEDDDEKQQKNSGGDTSDHFDSQEEEDERILDEKYVENLAKTLPQGTDKTPEVLTDALKGLPDKWKNYIIRGIFTFIMISGFCLIIYGGPLALMITTLLVQVKCFEEIISIGYQVYRIHGLPWFRSLSWYFLVTSNYFFYGENLVDYFGVVINRVEYLRFLVSYHRFLSFTLYCIGFVWFVLSLVKRYYMKQFSLFAWTHVALLIVVTQSYLIIQNIFEGLIWFIVPVSMIVCNDVMAYMFGFFFGRTPLIKLSPKKTWEGFVGGGFATVAFGVIFSYFLCQYQFFVCPIEYNEAAGKMAMECEPSYLFRPQEYTILYLNKTFTIYPFLLHSLSMSIFSSVIGPFGGFFASGFKRAFKIKDFGDMIPGHGGIMDRFDCQFLMATFVNVYISSFIRTASPAKLLTQVYSLKPEQQLQFFNSLKDHLENRNILDLN; translated from the exons ATGGCTGATATACGACGCAGAAAAGGtgaagatgatgatgaaaaacaacagaaaaattcCGGCGGAGATACATCGGATCAT TTTGATTCGCAAGAGGAAGAGGACGAACGAATACTCGACGAAAAATATGTAGAGAATCTGGCAAAAACATTGCCGCAAGGTACTGACAAAACCCCAGAAGTATTGACCGATGCACTCAAGGGGCTTCCGGACAA ATGGAAAAACTACATAATTCGTGgcatttttacatttatcaTGATATCGGGCTTCTGCTTGATCATCTACGGCGGACCATTGGCATTGATGATTACG ACTCTCCTGGTTCAAGTTAAATgcttcgaagaaatcatttcaattGGCTATCAAGTATACCGGATTCATGGTCTACCATGGTTCCGCAGCCTGTCATGGTATTTCCTAGTCACATCCAACTATTTCTTCTATGGCGAGAATCTAGTCGACTATTTCGGGGTGGTCATCAATCGAGTG GAATATCTTCGATTTTTGGTATCGTATCATCGCTTCCTGTCCTTTACTCTGTACTGCATCGGATTCGTTTGGTTTGTTCTATCGCTGGTGAAACGATATTACATGAAGCAGTTCAGTTTGTTTGCGTGGACGCATGTGGCATTGTTGATTGTTGTCACACAGAGCTACTTAATCATTCAGAATATCTTTGAAG GATTAATCTGGTTTATCGTTCCTGTGTCGATGATCGTTTGCAACGATGTGATGGCGTATATGTTCGGATTTTTCTTCGGTCGAACGCCATTGATCAAATTGAGTCCCAAGAAAACTTGGGAGGGATTCGTCGGCGGTGGCTTTGCGACAGTCGCATTCGGTGTTATATTCTCGTATTTTCTCTGTCAGTATCAGTTCTTTGTGTGTCCAATCGAATATAATGAGGCGGCCGGCAAAATGGCAATGGAATGTGAACCGAGCTACCTATTCAGACCACAGGAATATACAATT CTCTActtaaacaaaacatttacgaTTTATCCATTCTTACTGCATTCCCTATCAATGAGCATTTTCAGTTCAGTTATTGGACCGTTCGGAGGATTCTTTGCATCCGGTTTTAAGCGGGCTTTTAAAATCAAG GACTTCGGTGACATGATACCCGGTCATGGTGGCATTATGGACAGATTCGATTGTCAGTTTTTGATGGCAACGTTTGTTAACGTTTATATATCGAGTTTTATTCGTACCGCATCACCAGCAAAATTATTGACACAG GTGTACAGTCTGAAGCCAGAGCAACAGttgcaatttttcaacagtCTAAAGGATCATCTAGAAAACCGAAACATTTTAgacttaaattaa